The DNA sequence TTTGACGAAGGCAGGACAAAAGTTTATCGGGCAAACACCAGCCACCCCCTATTTCCCGAGATACACAGCATGGTGCGTAAATTCACCGGGATTGACCAGCTCATCCCCCAAGTATTGTCAAAGCTTGGCGACATACATTCGGCCTACATAGTGGGCGACTACGCAAGGGGGATGGATTCGGGTATAATTGACCTCGTCCTTGTGGGAGAGGCGGACAAAGCCTACCTGCAAAACCTGATAGACAAGGTCGAGCCCATGCTTCACCGAAAAGTACGCTACCTGACTTTGAGCGAAGATGAGCTTGAAAGGTACAAACCCGCCTTGAAGCTCGAAGAGGCGATAGAGCTGTGGAGCGGTAAGGGTGAGTGAGGGTAGGGTGAGGGATTCAAAACTAAAGATTTGACCCCAAATTGGAAGGAGAAGCAAAACTTATGTCAACGTTGTACGAAAGGATCACTTCAAAATCTGCTAAAGTCGGCGTAATCGGGCTTGGGTATGTGGGCCTTCCACTGGCGGTGGAAAAGGCAAAGGCGGGCTTTCGCGTACTGGGCTTTGACATCCAGCGCGAAAAGGTGGATAAAATAAACCGCGGCGAAAACTACATAGGAGACGTCGTCCCCGAAGACCTGGCCACTTTGACTAAAAACGGGCACCTTTCGGCCACGGACGACTTTTCCCGCATCGGCGAATGCGATGTCGTGGCGATATGCGTTCCAACTCCTCTGGACAAGTTCAAGCAGCCTGACTTAAGCTACGTCGTAAATACGGCTGACACTCTGTCTTCGTTCATGCACGAAGATATGCTCGTCGTCCTTGAATCTACGACCTATCCGGGCACCACTGAAGAAGTCCTTCTTCCCATGCTTTCCAAGGGCGGCTTGAAGGTAGGCCGCGACTTTTACCTTGCCTATTCGCCCGAGCGCGTGGACCCCGGCAACCTGCTTTATAAGACCAAAAACACGCCCAAGGTAGTAGGCGGATGCACCCCTGAGTGTCTTAGGCATGCCAAGGCCTTATACGAGGCAGTCTTACAAGCTCCCGTATTTGCCGTATCTTCTCCAAAGGAAGCCGAGATGGCAAAGATACTTGAAAACACCTTTCGCATAGTAAACTGCGCCCTGGCAAACGAGATGGCCGTCGTGTGCAGGAAGCTTGGCATAAACATTTGGGAGGTCATAGAGGCCGCTTCGACCAAGCCCTTTGGCTTCATGCCCTTTTATCCCGGCCCGGGCGTGGGAGGCCACTGCATCCCCATAGATCCCTTTTACCTGACCTACAAGGCGCGGTCTGTCGACTATCACACGAGGCTCATAGAGCTGGCAGGCGAGATAAACGACTCCATGCCCGAATACGTGACAGCTAGGCTGCAAGATTTGCTTAACGACGAAAGAAAGCCCCTAAGGGGAAGCAAGGTCATACTTTTAGGCATAGCCTACAAGGGCGACATAGACGACGTGCGCGAATCGCCCGCTCTGAAGGTGTGGGAACAGCTTGAGGCCAAGGGGGCAGACGTCACCTACTTTGACCCCTACTGCAGGTTGGTAAAACTAAAGGGCAAAGCTTTTGAATCGTGCACCTTGGACGAATATTTGCTTAAAAGTGTCGACGCCGTCGTCGTGACTTGTGCTCACACCAAGGGCGTGGATTACAATTTGGTGTTAGAAGCTTCACCGCTCATACTTGACACCAAAAACATAATTTCAAAAGTCACCGGCGTTGACATTAAAAGCTGCCCGAAGCTTCATCTGCTTTAATTTTTTTCCAAAGGAGATACCAAATTTGCAGGACTTGATTAAAGTTGCCGTAATTGGCGCAGGAAACTGGGGCAAAAATTTAGTTAAAAACTTTTACGAACTCGGCGTGCTTTCTGCCGTCGTAGACGAGGACGAAGGCCGCTTAAATAAAGCAGGCAAAGACTGCAAAGGCGTGCATTTGCTTACCGGTTTAAACGACCTATGGAAGCTGGACATATCCGCGGTCGCAATAGCTACGCCAGCGCCCACCCACTACGAAATGACAAAAATAGCCCTTTCAAAGGGCAAGGACGTATTCGTCGAAAAGCCCTTCACGCTAAACGCAAGCCAAGCAGAAGAGCTTGTAACGCTAGCCAAAACTTCAGGCCGCATAATCATGGTAGGGCATCTCCTTCTTTACCAGCCCGCCATAAGGTGGATCAAAGACTGCATCCTAAAAAATACCTTGGGGAAGTTGTATTTCCTTCATCAGGAGAGGTTAAACCTGGGGCGTGCAAGGAGGGGCGAAAACGCCCTCTGGAGCCTTGGCGTGCACGACGTGGCCGTGTTTTTAGACCTCGTAGGAAGAAATCCACAAAGAGTCGAAGTAGTGGGCCAGCCCGTTTTGCAGGATGGCATTGAAGACGACGTATACCTTCACCTTGCCTTTCCCGAGGGAGTAGCGGCACACCTTCACGCCTCCTGGCTTTGGCCGGAAAAGCACCGCAGATTAACTGCCGTATTTGAAAGGGGCATGCTCGTCTACGACGAAATTGCCCAGACGGTGACGCTTCATAAAAAATACATAAATTCAAAATTAGAAAACATAGACGAAGGCCAGCAAGTCGTATATAAAGGAAACAGCGAACCGCTGAAGCTAGAGCTTAAACACTTTATAGAGTGCTGCCAAAGCAGGCAAAGGCCCTACTCGGATGGCGAAAGCGCCGTTGGGGTAGTTAAAATTTTGGAAGAAGCAAGCAACAAGCTGGGGGTGAAGATGTGAGCGATTACTTTGTGCACGAATCTTCTTACGTAGACGACGGAGCGCGCATCGGAGAGGGCACCAAGATATGGCATTTCTGCCACATAAGCGGTGACTGCGAGATAGGCTCCCACTGCTCGATCGGGCAAAACGTCTACGTGGCAAAAAACGTGAAGATAGGAAATCACGTGAAGATACAAAACAACGTCTCGGTATATGAGGGTGTCATCCTCGAAGACTACGTCTTTTGCGGCCCGAGCATGGTCTTTACCAACGTAAGGACTCCACGCTGTGCCTACCCACGAAACACAAGCGAGGATTACGTAAAGACATTGGTAAAAAGAAACGCCTCCATAGGCGCAAACGCCACAATAGTCTGCGGTGTAACGATAGGCGAATGGGCCTTTGTCGCCGCCGGCGCCGTCGTCACCAAAGACGTGCCACCTTATGCGCTGGTGGCGGGCGTTCCTGCAAGGATCATCGGCTGGGCCTGTGAGTGCGGCGTTCCGCTGCGCTTTACCGACGCACACGCCCTATGCCCTGAATGCCTGAAGGAATACCGCAAGGAAAACGAAGCGTGCATAGTTCGAATCAAATGAGGTGAGGACATGAACGAGCTTAAGATCCCTGTTTTGGACCTAAAACCTGAGATAAACGAGCACTTAAACGAATACATGAAGGCCATAGAGGAGGTCCTGAGATCTGCCCAGTTCATCATGGGACCAAACGTAAAGGCCTTCGAGGAAGAAGTCGCCAGTTACCTGGGCGTAAAACATGCCATAGGAGTAAATTCGGGCACCGATGCATTGGTAATTGCCCTTAGGGCTGCAGGGATAGGGGAGAATGACGAAGTCATAACGACGCCTTTTACCTTTTTTGCGACGGCCGAGTCCATCACGGCTTTGGGTGCGACGCCCGTGTTCGTGGACATAGACGAACGCACCTTTAACATCAATCCCGACCTCATAAAACAGGCCATAACGAAGCGCACCAAAGCGATAATTCCCGTGCACCTTTACGGCCAGGCTGCGGACATGGACCCCATCATGGAGTTGGCTGACGCCTACGGCCTAAAGGTCATAGAAGATACTGCCCAGGCCTTTGGCGGAGAATACAAAAGCCGAAAGCTTGGAACCATAGGCTACGTGGGTTGTTTTTCCTTCTTTCCCTCAAAGACCCTCGGCGCCTTTGGCGACGGCGGCCTTATAGCTACAAACGACGACGAAGTGGCAGAGACGGCCAAGATGCTTCGAGTCCACGGCTCGAAGAAAAAATATTACAACGAAACGGTCGGCTACAACTCACGCTTAGACGAAATACAGGCCGCGATACTGCGGGTAAAGCTTCCCTATATAGACGAAGCAAACGAAGCCAGAAGAAAGGCCGCCCACAGGTATAACGATCTACTAAAGGATATCCCTGGGATAATAACCCCCTTCGAAGACGCACGATCAAAACACGTCTACCACCAATACACGATTCGCGTCTTGGACGGCAAAAGAGACCGGCTTCAACAAAACTTGGCCGACCGTGGCATCGGCACCATGGTCTACTACCCGGTACCTGTACACAGGCTCCCCCTATACAAGGAGAGCGCACCCGTGCTTCCTGTCGCAGAAAGGCTGAGCGGCGAAGTCTTAAGCCTCCCCATCTGGCCGGGGATAGGAGAGGAGATAAAGAGGGAAGTGGCGGAGGCGGTAAAGAAATTTATGAGGTGAATGGAATCATGCTTTCAAAAGTTGGTCTTCAAGTGCTTCTATCAAAATGTTTAGATACCATTATATCTGTGACTAAGCGATAGGAGATGTTTCTTTATTAGATCTTTATAGTAAAAGATGGTATTGATGATTATTTATTAAAGTGTTTTTGTGGCGATTTAAGCTTGCTTGATCAGTTTTTAATAATATGATGAGGAGAGCAAATGGAAAAATTTAAAAGCAAAATCTCTTCTTTAACTCCTAAAATATGCCATTATCGTTTATTAATTTCAACACCTACCGTGGTAATCGATCATCTTGCGGAACGTTGCAAAAACCATTGCCCATATTTATTATCAGTCATCTCATACGACATGCTTCCTCTAATTGAAAAATCGAGGCCAGGGTATTCGGAAATGGTTAAACGATATTTAGATAATGAACATATAGGGTTTTGTATAATTGATCAAGACTGTATTGCGTCAATGGCTTGGCTTTTTTATAACAATAGACCTTATAGTGTAAAGGTAACTTATTATCCATTACCACCTAAAAGAGCGTGGTTCCATGCAGCTTGGACAAATCCAAGTTATAGAGGAAGAGGGTTTCATAAAATATTAATTTATTACCGTGCACTTTATATTGCAAAATATTTAACTGAACAGTCTTCATTAATTTTTATAGAAGCAAATATTGATCCACATAACTTTGTATCGTTTAATAATTATAAAAAGTGTGGTTTTAGTGAGAATGGCGATATCTACGTATTTAGTTTTTTGAAAGGATGTTTTTCATGGAAAAGAAGCATGTCATAATGCTGCTTGATGGAGACTATTCGCATACTTTGCAGATTGCCGCTGAGTTAAAACAGGATCTGGATGTCGCAATTTTGGGAATAGGTACTAGGGAGACAAGTGCTATATTTAGATCTAGGTATTGTGACATTCGAGATAAAGTTGTGTATAACAATATCAATGAATATGCAGAGGGATTAATAAAATTAATTAAAAAACATACTCCTGACATGGTTGTCCCGGTAGGGTATCGTTCTGTGGCGGCATTAAGTATGATCAGGAAAGTTGTTGTCAACTATACGAGGTTTTGCTTACCACCTTCAGAATCACTAGAAATTGCATTAAACAAAAGAAAAACTCTAGACTTAGCTAAGCAAATTGGCATAGAGATTCCTCTTGATTTTTCAAATGAAGTACTTTCTAATGGTGATGACGTAATATCCCACCTTCCTTATCCAGTTTTTTTAAAAGCGTCAAGAGAGGCTGGTAAAAACATTACAAGTGTAGTCAAATCAAAAGGAGAATTTTGGGAGAAATATAAAAAACTCAAAGATGAAAGCGACGGGGACGAGATTTTAGTGCAAGAGTTTATAGATGGAGATACTCATACTTATGATTGCGGATTGTTATTTCTACAGGGCGAGCCTGTGGAGATTTATTGTCACGAGGAGTTAATATCTGTCCCACGTAGCGGAGGTAGTGGAACAAAAGTTCGTTTGTATTCTAATGAAGAATTAGAGAGAATGTCAATTGCCCTATTATCTAAGTTAAATTGGAATGGTATTGCATTAGTTGAATTTAAAAAAAGAAGAGATGGCTCATTTGTATTGATGGAAATAAACCCTAAGTTTTGGGCGTCCTACCCGCTTGCCAGCAAATATGGTTATCGTTTTGCCTCACTGATGGTATCTAGTATCCTTGATATTCCTCGTACACGTGTGCCTGTAAGAAAAAAAGGAATGATGGTATTTCCGATTAGAGAACTATCCTATGTATTAAAGAACAAAAATAATGAATCGCTTGTCAAATCTATAC is a window from the Acetomicrobium flavidum genome containing:
- a CDS encoding winged helix-turn-helix domain-containing protein, which encodes MNSLNVKLDSLITSQTRVKLLLKFFLNPESRSYLRELADEFGESTNSVRVELNRLSEAGLLTSFDEGRTKVYRANTSHPLFPEIHSMVRKFTGIDQLIPQVLSKLGDIHSAYIVGDYARGMDSGIIDLVLVGEADKAYLQNLIDKVEPMLHRKVRYLTLSEDELERYKPALKLEEAIELWSGKGE
- a CDS encoding nucleotide sugar dehydrogenase, which codes for MSTLYERITSKSAKVGVIGLGYVGLPLAVEKAKAGFRVLGFDIQREKVDKINRGENYIGDVVPEDLATLTKNGHLSATDDFSRIGECDVVAICVPTPLDKFKQPDLSYVVNTADTLSSFMHEDMLVVLESTTYPGTTEEVLLPMLSKGGLKVGRDFYLAYSPERVDPGNLLYKTKNTPKVVGGCTPECLRHAKALYEAVLQAPVFAVSSPKEAEMAKILENTFRIVNCALANEMAVVCRKLGINIWEVIEAASTKPFGFMPFYPGPGVGGHCIPIDPFYLTYKARSVDYHTRLIELAGEINDSMPEYVTARLQDLLNDERKPLRGSKVILLGIAYKGDIDDVRESPALKVWEQLEAKGADVTYFDPYCRLVKLKGKAFESCTLDEYLLKSVDAVVVTCAHTKGVDYNLVLEASPLILDTKNIISKVTGVDIKSCPKLHLL
- a CDS encoding Gfo/Idh/MocA family protein; translated protein: MQDLIKVAVIGAGNWGKNLVKNFYELGVLSAVVDEDEGRLNKAGKDCKGVHLLTGLNDLWKLDISAVAIATPAPTHYEMTKIALSKGKDVFVEKPFTLNASQAEELVTLAKTSGRIIMVGHLLLYQPAIRWIKDCILKNTLGKLYFLHQERLNLGRARRGENALWSLGVHDVAVFLDLVGRNPQRVEVVGQPVLQDGIEDDVYLHLAFPEGVAAHLHASWLWPEKHRRLTAVFERGMLVYDEIAQTVTLHKKYINSKLENIDEGQQVVYKGNSEPLKLELKHFIECCQSRQRPYSDGESAVGVVKILEEASNKLGVKM
- a CDS encoding acyltransferase, producing MSDYFVHESSYVDDGARIGEGTKIWHFCHISGDCEIGSHCSIGQNVYVAKNVKIGNHVKIQNNVSVYEGVILEDYVFCGPSMVFTNVRTPRCAYPRNTSEDYVKTLVKRNASIGANATIVCGVTIGEWAFVAAGAVVTKDVPPYALVAGVPARIIGWACECGVPLRFTDAHALCPECLKEYRKENEACIVRIK
- a CDS encoding DegT/DnrJ/EryC1/StrS family aminotransferase, producing MNELKIPVLDLKPEINEHLNEYMKAIEEVLRSAQFIMGPNVKAFEEEVASYLGVKHAIGVNSGTDALVIALRAAGIGENDEVITTPFTFFATAESITALGATPVFVDIDERTFNINPDLIKQAITKRTKAIIPVHLYGQAADMDPIMELADAYGLKVIEDTAQAFGGEYKSRKLGTIGYVGCFSFFPSKTLGAFGDGGLIATNDDEVAETAKMLRVHGSKKKYYNETVGYNSRLDEIQAAILRVKLPYIDEANEARRKAAHRYNDLLKDIPGIITPFEDARSKHVYHQYTIRVLDGKRDRLQQNLADRGIGTMVYYPVPVHRLPLYKESAPVLPVAERLSGEVLSLPIWPGIGEEIKREVAEAVKKFMR
- a CDS encoding GNAT family N-acetyltransferase; amino-acid sequence: MEKFKSKISSLTPKICHYRLLISTPTVVIDHLAERCKNHCPYLLSVISYDMLPLIEKSRPGYSEMVKRYLDNEHIGFCIIDQDCIASMAWLFYNNRPYSVKVTYYPLPPKRAWFHAAWTNPSYRGRGFHKILIYYRALYIAKYLTEQSSLIFIEANIDPHNFVSFNNYKKCGFSENGDIYVFSFLKGCFSWKRSMS
- a CDS encoding carboxylate--amine ligase, coding for MEKKHVIMLLDGDYSHTLQIAAELKQDLDVAILGIGTRETSAIFRSRYCDIRDKVVYNNINEYAEGLIKLIKKHTPDMVVPVGYRSVAALSMIRKVVVNYTRFCLPPSESLEIALNKRKTLDLAKQIGIEIPLDFSNEVLSNGDDVISHLPYPVFLKASREAGKNITSVVKSKGEFWEKYKKLKDESDGDEILVQEFIDGDTHTYDCGLLFLQGEPVEIYCHEELISVPRSGGSGTKVRLYSNEELERMSIALLSKLNWNGIALVEFKKRRDGSFVLMEINPKFWASYPLASKYGYRFASLMVSSILDIPRTRVPVRKKGMMVFPIRELSYVLKNKNNESLVKSILSMLWPPSKMDINIRDLKAWLANGLSCSMLFKQFKDE